Proteins encoded within one genomic window of Puniceicoccaceae bacterium:
- a CDS encoding anaerobic ribonucleoside-triphosphate reductase activating protein, whose translation MRIGGFQKVSFIDFPETIASVVFTQGCNWRCPWCHNPRLVYADQFEDPIPEALILEYLKSRIGQVEGVVVSGGEPTLHTDLGEFMGNIRKLGLKTKLDTNGSHPEHLKTLLDANLLDYVAMDIKSAPESYNRLTGVKIDMTKIVRSINLIQQSNIAHEFRTTRVPHLHSKEDFVGIKKLIGELDCIRIQEFAKAGVSMDSANCK comes from the coding sequence ATGCGTATCGGAGGTTTTCAGAAAGTCTCATTCATCGACTTTCCTGAAACCATCGCCAGTGTCGTCTTTACCCAAGGCTGCAACTGGCGATGCCCCTGGTGTCATAATCCTCGCCTCGTGTATGCGGATCAGTTTGAAGATCCCATACCGGAGGCGTTGATTCTGGAATACCTCAAATCCCGAATCGGACAAGTTGAAGGTGTCGTCGTTTCAGGCGGAGAACCTACCCTGCACACAGACTTGGGAGAGTTCATGGGAAACATCCGAAAACTCGGACTCAAAACCAAGCTCGATACCAATGGCAGTCATCCTGAACACCTGAAAACACTGCTGGATGCAAACCTGCTCGATTATGTTGCAATGGATATCAAGAGCGCTCCGGAAAGCTACAACCGGCTCACTGGAGTAAAGATCGACATGACAAAGATCGTGCGCTCCATAAACCTGATTCAGCAATCCAACATCGCCCATGAATTCCGGACCACTCGGGTACCACATCTGCACAGCAAAGAGGACTTCGTTGGAATCAAAAAACTCATTGGTGAGCTCGATTGTATTCGCATTCAAGAGTTTGCCAAAGCGGGTGTTTCCATGGATTCGGCAAACTGCAAATGA